The sequence below is a genomic window from Lolium perenne isolate Kyuss_39 chromosome 4, Kyuss_2.0, whole genome shotgun sequence.
ATTTTCACCTTGAAAGGTAGGACTttgaacttcacatgtgctgccgcccccactttcataccactgctgcaaatcccggaacaccaagcaagttcctCAACATCGTGAAGACTTGGACCTTCTTTAGCTAATCCCCCAATCtctccttcatgatattctctgcttctgacttcaccatggaccaaaagtcACTTGATATCAACTCAGTGCAGAGCTTCACGCCGCTCCCTCCGAAACCAAACGGTcgaaataaaagcatgggtgcgcgcgaccgaataccacccgaacctgtgaactccaggcaaaagatgcatTGTTCCATTCGCTATCGGggccttccggaactcatcactccggctagatgaagaaagaccggcatccggaatgtcttcatcttcgcaaaagaagaaccctaggaccaccaccatgAAAGCCTGAACGGACGGCCCCCACACTGCCGCCATGACTGGGAACCACGGTGCATCTTCCTCCTCCAACTCGGCCGGTGGAGGCCGACAGCCGTCGGGATAGCGGCAACGCACGCCCACGACGCGGAGACGGCCGGCTGCTGCCCGCCAGGATAGCCTGGCCGAGCCTCATTGCCGCCGCCTCGCTACCATGTACCTTGCCACTGCCACCTGGTCCCGCTGCCGCCCTTCCGCCCCGCCGAGTTCCGCCACACCACCGCGTCCCCCGCCATATGATCAAGGTGATGTAGCCGAAGGCCACCACCACCAGACCCGCCATCCACCGTCGCTGCCCCTGAAAGaccccgcctccgcgcgaagggAATTCCATGGGCACGCCACCACTGCCCCTGCCTTTGGCAACCGGGCGCGGCCGCCACCGCCGACCCCGACGGCGGCAGCGGCCGGGAAGAGGAAGATTAGTTACCTATATGTGTGTCACGAAAGATTACCAAAGAAGTTCAGCACAGCAAAGCTGGACAACCTCAAAGTAAATCTTAGATAAGCTAGCTGCTAATTAGGAAAGTGTTGATAAGCCCTAGGATGCAAATACTGGAGAGACCTCGGACCAAAACACAAAAAAGCCAGCAAAAAAGACCGAAAAGGGCACGGAACCATCACTTCAACGCCCCACTCTTGATCGAGTGACCAGTCAAAACCCCGCGCTCAACGTGCAAGATGTGCGCCTCGCCTCTCACTCCTCAGTCGCTTTCCAGTTAGCCAACACGTCTAGCAAGAAAACGTTGTACGCGTCATTTCTCCGAACACCCTATATATAAGCTCGCGCCCCCGATTCTCAACCCCAAACACCAAATTCCAAGCTTCGTGTCCTTAACTGAACTCTCTCATCTCAGGATCTCATTACGCAGCTGTGCAAGTACAAACGCACCAGCCAGCTGCAGCTAGCAGCTAGCCTGTCGATCAGCAAGCAATGGCGATACACCTCCCGGTGTCAAACCCTTCTCCTGGAAATTATGCTAACCCGCAGCGCCAGCGTGGCCACGCCTCGACCACGTCCACCGCCGGTGCCGTCGCcgcggtggccgcaccaccttcgACATTCGCCCCGCAGAGGACACGCTTCACGGCATCGCCGACCATCGCAGTGAACACCAGGCACGCGGCGCCGGTGGCTCCGGTCTTCGCGCCGGCGAGGAGAAATAATAACGACAAGTCGACGCTGGCGAGCATGTGGCGGGAGATCCAGGGCGAGGGCGACTGGGCCGGCCTGGTGGAGCCGCTGCACCCGCTCCTCCGCGCCGAGATCGTCCGGTACGGCGAGCTCGTGGCGGCGACCTACAAGGCGTTCGACCTGGACTCCGGCTCCAAGCGGTACCTCAACTGCAAGTACGGCAGGACGCGAATGCTGGAGGAGGTCGGCATGGCCGGCGCCGGGTACGCCGTCACGAGGTACATCTACGCGGCGCCGGACCTCTCGCTCCCCGGAGGGTGCCCAAGCCGGTGGGTCGGGTACGTGGCGGTGGCGTCGGACGATGCCGCGCGCCGGCTCGGGCGTCGCGACATCGTGGTGTCCTTCCGGGGCACGGTGACCGGGTCCGAGTGGGTGGCCAACATGATGAGCTCGCTGGCGCCGGCGCGGTTCGACCCGTCGGACCCGCGGCCGGACGTGAAGGTCGAGTCCGGGTTCCTCTCCGTGTACACCTCCGACGACGGCACCGGCAGGTTCACATGCGGCAGCTGCCGGAACCAGGTCCTCTCCGAGGTGACGCGGCTCCTCAAGCAATATAAAAACGAAGACGTGAGCATCACGCTGGCAGGACACAGCATGGGCAGCTCCCTGGCGCTCCTGCTTGGCTACGACCTCGCCGAGCTCGGCCTTAACCGGGACGGAAGGGGCAACCGTGTGCCCATCACCGTCTACTCCTTCGCCGGCCCGAGGGTGGGGAACACCGGGTTCAAGAACCGGTGCGACGAGCTAGGGGTGAAGGTCTTGAGAGTGGTGAATGTGAACGACCCAATCACCAAGCTGCCCGGCGTCTTCTTGAACGAGAACTCTAGGGTTTTGGGAGGCAGGTTGGTGCCATGGAGCTGTGCATGCTACACACACATTGGCGTTGAGCTTGCCCTAGACTTCTTCAAGGCAGGAGACCCTGCATGCGTGCATGATTTGGAAGCTTACCTAGGGTTACTCAAGTGCCCAAAGGTGGCAGAGGTTAAGAAACAAGGGGAGGATCTGGTAAGCAAGGTCACGAAATATGTTCAAGGGCAGAGTTTTCATGCTGCTTGGAGGTGGCAAATGGCTGCAATTCAGGCGTGTGACCTGGTACAAGCCCTAGGAATATAGATTCATTACATACAGGGTTTGTTTTCATTCCCGTGATTTTTGAGGGAGTGGAAATTTACATACCCTTGTAGATTGACATTTTTGCGGGGTAAATGGCTCAGGGAAGAGTGCAAATACTAGCCGAGATACAAAGTTAACCACAAATACAAGAGATTCTATTTATACTGAAATATGTTTCTTATTGGTTTTCTGAACGAGCCAGCAACTAACAATCCTTTCATCAATATTATTTTTAAACTTTTCAATCACCATatggtactccctccgtttcgtTGAACTAAATCAACAACAAGAATTATAGAACGAAAGGACAAACCTGCGTTCTGGCCCGTACTACCTGACAAGGTATTaatttatcaatgcctacgggttgtagactagggtttagttagaagtagagggcaagtagatctcgaaggtttcagccgaaaagtactcgacgatatgaaaactagggtttgtgagacaatgaatcgatgctttctttgtccctcgactcccccttatataggaggtggagccgagggattcttgatatacaagttacagagttcgggaaggtttccaactcctcccgtaatattacaagtgttctttcctaatacaactctagctttccttaactaacaagttgggcttccgaattcttcttatccttcgggtcgtgggccttcagtaaaccccgggtaccattttcggcaggcccattggggatgcctatgtcagtagcccccgagattttgcttgaatcgtagagtcagggaaaatctccacctttatatttattcgataactctGAACTTTAACATATATTTTCGCatacaaatttctatattgtacagggataatggtacttgaggctagttcatctgacggatcaggtactagttaactgctctagtggcaatccgcaaaaacctacttcaagatcacgtccctggacatgatctcgggatactggtgtaaacttcgacaggtgccgcttaaggtcttaccattctgtcgagtcccagtcatatttatcgggtacctaacgcgtccgttaggatttttcttcgtatctgttgatacggataaaagtagcaaaccgacgtcagagacggcgccacgccacacagaacggatccggggtcttaccttcgcaaagttttgcggcattcagaaattgttcgcaactttggcgttctgagaatatattgtcgagtgctttttcggctgttggaatagcacattttattgagtcaacagatgacttatatttctctcccgatgggagtatatatagagttatgtatataactcgaaatatgctcactttttcttcttctttttctctctctttttataatttcatcgggcacgcgaacaacgttcccgatgggagtagcccccgaggctacaatcaaggacttgtgcttgggtgtaggctccacgccttatgtcgctatatttttcacctgtcgcataatttttcaaatctctcgggtgcgcgaacagcgctcctgatgggagtagcccccgagactatgaacaaatacttgtatttgatcataggctctcgccatttctattttgtctttctcgaatttttcatttttccaaagtagcccccgagcatttgatcaaaaaacttgtatttgatcaaaggctctcagaATAATCTGTAATCCTCTGCTGTCGCCTTTCTTATGAAGCTGCTTAGTCGAAACTTTCTTTTATTAATctgacatcactgctgacgatagccacgaccgctgttcctggaaaacgcgagaagttctttctcactgccttgcgggcccaaattatgcatcgtattgacacgtcgcgcaagtgggggacacacgtcctccgcttttcctggcgcatgtactgtagcgcctgtgctttctcgtctgtatgaaattactttttaccccttgtccacgtgtacaccatctgtcccgcaatctctcaatccaacggtgcgtcgatttacCGCACCTCTATAAAaaggcatcgtcttcctcctctagtcttttcgctcgcgccgcacctctgcttctcctctgccaaatcctccattgctcccaTTGCTTTCAAGCGCTCTTCCACACTCATACGCTGCTCCGCTAAGCCCATTGATGCCACCTCGCGCTCGTTTGACCAGGCACAACACTCCTGAATCCAAGATGGCAACAATGGATCTGGGAAGTGCtgaatgggagagatccaagatctccgcccaagatatgaacttgctgaagaagatggggttcaacaagaaggagaactcgctccgcttccccaaagaggagagctatccaaggcctccaatggagtatcgggtcagttttgttgaccacctcatccgaggtctttctcccacaatccacgagtttcttcgtggtcttttgtttgtctatgggcttcaactgcatcagttgacgcccaattccatcctccacgtctctattttcatcatattgtgtgagtgcttcctcggggtccaacctaattgggctctgtggaagcgtattttctgcctccgccgtaatggctcccacaacgtcgcctacaatattggcggcgttgttatctgtgttcgctctgacgtcgaatatttcgacgtcaaattccccgactctgtccaaggttggcggaagagGTGGCTGTATGTacacgaagaaagctccaatccaaTGGAGGATGATACACGTACAGcaggcgtccgttgggaaccccaagaggaaggtgtgatgcgtacagcggcaagttttccctcagtatgaaaccaaggtttatcgaaccagtaggagccaagaagcacgttgaaggttgatggtggcgagatgtagtgcggcgcaacaccagggattccggcgccaacgtggaacctgcccaacacaaaccaagtactttgccccaacgaaacagtgaggttgtcaatctcaccggcttgctgtaacaaaggattagatgtatagtgtggatgatgattatttgcagaaaacagtagaacaagtattgcagtagattgtatttcagatgtaaagaattggaccggggtccacagttcactagaggtgtctctcccataagataaatagcatgttgggtgaacaaattacagttgggcaattgacaaatagagagggcatgaccatgcacatacatgatatgatgagtattgtgagatttaattggacattacgacaaagtacatagaccgctatccagcatgcatctatgcctaaaaagtccaccttcaggttatcatccgaaccccctccagtattaagttgctaacaacagacaattgcattaagtattgcgcgtaatgtaatcaataactacatcctcggacatagcatcaatgttttatccctagtggcaacagcacatccataaccttagaggtttctgtcactcccagcattcacggagacatgaacccactatcgagcataaatactccctcttggagttaagagtaaaaacttggccagagcctctactaataacggagagcatgcaagatcataaacaacacatagatataaattgataatcaacataacatagtattctctattcatcggatcccaacaaacacaacatatagcattacagatagatgatcttgatcatgttcggcagctcacaagacccgacaattaagcataatgaggagaagacaaccatctagctactgctatggacccatagtccaggggtgaactactcactcatcactccggaggcgaccatggcggtgtagagtcctccgggagatgaatcccgtctcctgcagggtgccgaaggcgatctcctgaatcccccgagatgggattggcggcggtggcgtctttggcaggttttccgtatcgtggctctcggtactgggggtttcgcgacgaaggctatttgtaggcggaagggcaggtcaaggggcgtcgcgaggggcccaggagacaggccggcgcggccaagacctgggccgcgccgccctacctcctggccacctcgtggccccacttcgttgactcttcggtcttctggaagcttcgtgtgaaaataggcccatgggcgttgatttcgtccaattccgagaatatttccttactaggatttctgaaaccaaaaacagcagaaaacaacaactggctcttcggcatcttgttaataggttagttccagaaaatgcataaatatgacataaagtatgcataaaacatgtagatatcatcaataatgtggcatggaacataagaaattatcgatacgtcggagacgtatcagcatccccaagcttagtttctgctcgtcccgagcaggcaaacgataaaaaagataatttctggagtgacatgccatcacaaccttgatcatactattgtaaagcatatgagctgagatcaaatcattcaaagcaagtatctatattgatataagagatgataatgcaagagttagacaagctagaagttttcatgaactattgctttaaagacatgcaaccgtacaaagttcattaaagatgtattaagtattcagcacagaagttctatccttcattccaagcatcaagtaaattttcacaacataagaaggattcagtcaagtaaacataaacatgaacgtcatgaatcaactatttcgaagtctactcaaccggtgagcgcaagcatttggtattagcaccaggatgttatggcataaagaacgttaatgggggtttggaaggccaaatggaagaaaggtttgcaaagctgtaaatgaccattagacaagaggaagccttatgatcgaagctatgcaaggagtagtgattgccatgcaacggatgcacatagagctatatgtgtatgaaagctctccaatggaactagtgggggtgcatccaacttggttgctcacgaagaactagagcacttttgaggaggctcatcattggaatatacaacccaagttctatagtgtaaattccacaCATAGttgtactagtaaaacatgaaaactctctcatatgaatgtaggtgctaaacatgagcacaaatgatgactatgaataatgcgggtgctaaaacatgagcacaagtgtggataaaagatagtaatgctgccccctttttctttattctctttttttttctttttcttttttttcttttttttctttcttttcatttttttctttcttcttttttttttctttttgatggcctccacggatcttttcatttttaggggcaacatcctaattatgacaacacactttttggtacaaataactcataatgaattaaacatgatgtatgaaactgtatgcctctgccagtgtagcaggatgtgcaatgatctagcgtaacatgggtaaaccacacatcagctgtatatgatcatgcaaagcaatatataaataataaatgacagcatggcatgtaatgtaaaatggatgttgcatggcaatatatctcggaacagctatggaaatgctatggtagataggtatggtggctgttttgaggagatgtatgggcttatgtgtaggagaacaagagaaagttctcccacgggtttggatgtaccggcgaagtatgcacaattctcaatgtgagcaaaaggcaatgcacagtaccgaagaggctagcaaatttggatggtggaagtgccaaaaaccgtagcttaatgatacgtctccgacgtatcgataatttcttatgttccatgccacattattgatgatatctacatgttttatgcatactttatgtcatatttatgcgttttccggaactaacctattgacgagatgccgaagggccgattctttgttttcgctgtttttggtttcagaaatcttagtaaggaaatattctcggaatcggacgaaatcaacgcccagcatcttagaatccccggaagcatccagaacacccgagagtcgccagagtggacccacagggggcccaggaggtaggccggcgcggcccaggccctggccgcgccgccttatggtgacaccgcctcgtcgcccctccgactccgcctcttcgcctatttaagggtcctcgacctaaaacttcgatacgaaaaagccacggtacgagaaaccatccagagccgccgccatcgcaaagccaagatctgggggacaggagtctctgttccgacacgccgccgggacggggaagtgcccccggaaggcttctccatcgacaccgctgccatctccaccgccatcttcatcaccgctgctgtctcccatgaggagggagtagttctccatcgaggcttggggctgtaccggtagctatgtggttaatctctctcctatgtacttcaatacaataatctcatgagctgccttacatgattgagattcatatgatgatgcttgtaatctagatgtcattatgctagtcaagtggattttacttatgtgatctccggagactccttgtcccacgtgtgtaaaggtgacagtgtgtgcaccgtgtgggtctcttaggctatatttcacagaatacttattcactgttatgaatggcatagtgaagtgcttatttatatctctttatgattgcaatgtgttttgtatcactactattctatgtgctactctagtgatgttattaaagtactctattcctcctgcacggtgtaatggtgacagtgtgtgcatcgtgtagtacttggcgtaggctatgattgtgatctcttgtagattatgaagttaactattgctatgatagtattgatgtgatctatgcctcctttcgtagcgtgaaggtgacagtgtgcatgctatgttagtacttggtttggttatgttgatctgtcatgcactctaaggttatttaaatatgaacatcgaatattgtggagcttgtcaagtccggcattgagggttcgtgtaatcctacacagttagtggtgttcatcatccaacaagagggtgtagagtctagcatctatttatttattctgttatgtgatcaatgttgagagtgtcctctagtgaaagtatgatccctaggccttgttcctaaatactgctatcgctgcttgtttactgttctactgcatctgtactgtctgcaataataccaccatcaactacacgccagcaagcccttttctggcgccattactactgctcatatttattcataccacctgtatttcactatctcttcgccgaactagtgcacctattaggtgtgttggggacacaagagacttcttgctttgtggttgcagggttgcatgagagggatatctttgacctcttcctccctgagatcgataaaccttgggtgatccacttaagggaaacttgctgctgttctacaaacctctgctcttggaggcccaacactgtctacaagaatagaagctcccgtagacataaagcacttttctggcgcgttcttgtcgggaggaaaggtaaaaggcactcatactccggttcctgtgtaatgattttctggcgccattgtgtttgtgctcgaagctatttcctttagatcctgcaattgcatctttttgtttcttgtttacactagttaggcataatggaaaacaacaaaaatatgagagatctttatgaactttatcttgaattaggacatgatgtgtttgaagagagaattaaaaaacccatggaactttatatgcatgctaatgggaatgttattaatatgaatgctttgaacactattgttgctaatgctatggaaaattctaagcttggggaagctggttttgatgagcatgatctttttagttccccgggcattgaggaggaaattttctttgatgatactttgcctcctatttatgatgattataatgatagtagccttttggtgccacctactatggagagtgaatttgattacgattacaatatgcctcctatatttgatgatagctactttgttgaatttgctcccactacaactaataaaattgattatgcttatgtggagagtaataattttatgcatgagactcatgataagaatgcttcatgtgatagttatattgttgagtttgctcatgatgctactgaaagttattatgagagaggaaaatatggttgtagaaattttcatgttattaaaatgcctctctaggtgctgaaatttttgaagctatacttgttttatcttcctatgcttgtcactttgctcttcatgaacttgtttatttacaagattccttttcataggaagcatgttagacttaaatttgtttcatacttgccttttgatgctctctttgcttcaactatcATCCTtatgcgagcatcattaaaattgctgagcccatcttaatggctataaagaaagaacttcttgggagataacccatgtgtttattttgctacagtacttttattttgtatttgtgtcttggaagttgttactactgtagaaacctctccttatcttatttttattgcattgttgtgccaagtaaagtctttgatagaaaggttgatactagatttggattactgcgcagaaacagatttctttgctgtcacgaatctgggcaaaattatctgtaggtaactcagaaaattatgccaatttacgtgagtgatcctcagatatgtacgaaactttcattcaatttgagcattttcatttgagcaagtctggtgcctcaataaaattcatctttacggactgttctgttttgacagattctgccttttatttcgcattgcttcttttgctatgtgggatggatttctttgttccattaacttccagtagctttgagcaatgtccagaagtgttaagaatgattgtgtcacctctgaacatgtgagtttttgattatgcactaaccctctaatgagttgtttcgagtttggtgtggaggaagttttcaagggtcaagagaggaggatgatacaaggtgatcaaggagagtgaaagctctaagcttggggattccccggtggttcatccctgcatatttcaagaagactcaagcatctaagcttggggatgcccaaggcatccccttcttcatcgacaacattatcaggttcctcccctgaaactatatttttattccatcacatcttatgtgctttgcttggagcgtcggtttgtttttgttttttgttttgtttgaataaaatggatcctagcattcattgtgtgggagagagacacgctccgctgttgcatatggacaaatatgtccttaggctttactcataatattcatggcaaagtttcttcttcgttaaattgttatatggttggaattggaaaatgatacatgtagtaatttgctataatgtcttgggtaatgtgatacttggcaattgttgtgctcatgtttaagctcttgcatcatatactttgcacccattaatgaagaaatacatagagcttgctaaaatttggtttgcataattggtctctctaaggtctagataatttctagtattgagtttgaacaacaagaaagacggtgtagagtcttataatgtttacaatatgtcttttatgtgagttttgctgcaccggttcatccttgtgtttgtttcaaatagccttgctagcctaaaccttgtatcgagagggaatacttctcatgcatccaaaatacttgagccaaccactatgccatttgtgtccaccatacctacctactacatggtatttctccgccattccaaagtaaattgcttgagtgctacctttaaatttctatcctttacctttgcaatatatagctcatgggacaaatagcctaaaaactattgtggtattgaatatgtacttatgcactttatttcttataagttgcttgttgagcgataaccatgttcctggggacgccatcaactactctttgttgaatatcatgtgagttgctatgcatgttcgtcttgtctgaagtaagggagatttaccacctaatggttagagcatgcatattgttagagaagaacattgggccgctaactaaagccatgatccatggtggaagtttcagttttggacatatatcctcaatctcatatgagaaaattaattgttgctacatgcttatgcatgaaagaggagtccattatctgttatctatgttgtcccggtatggatgtcaatagcgagaaatccgatgcgagctttctccttagacctttgtacaggcggcatagaggtacccctttgtgacacttggttaaaacatgtgcattgcgataatcccggtaatccaagctaattaggacaaggtgcgggcactattagtatactatgcatgaggcttgcaacttgtaagatataatttacataacacatatgctttattactaccgttgacaaaattgtttcttgttttcaaaatcaaagctctagcacaa
It includes:
- the LOC127293919 gene encoding phospholipase A1 EG1, chloroplastic/mitochondrial-like is translated as MAIHLPVSNPSPGNYANPQRQRGHASTTSTAGAVAAVAAPPSTFAPQRTRFTASPTIAVNTRHAAPVAPVFAPARRNNNDKSTLASMWREIQGEGDWAGLVEPLHPLLRAEIVRYGELVAATYKAFDLDSGSKRYLNCKYGRTRMLEEVGMAGAGYAVTRYIYAAPDLSLPGGCPSRWVGYVAVASDDAARRLGRRDIVVSFRGTVTGSEWVANMMSSLAPARFDPSDPRPDVKVESGFLSVYTSDDGTGRFTCGSCRNQVLSEVTRLLKQYKNEDVSITLAGHSMGSSLALLLGYDLAELGLNRDGRGNRVPITVYSFAGPRVGNTGFKNRCDELGVKVLRVVNVNDPITKLPGVFLNENSRVLGGRLVPWSCACYTHIGVELALDFFKAGDPACVHDLEAYLGLLKCPKVAEVKKQGEDLVSKVTKYVQGQSFHAAWRWQMAAIQACDLVQALGI